A window of the Lysinibacillus irui genome harbors these coding sequences:
- the adaB gene encoding methylated-DNA--[protein]-cysteine S-methyltransferase gives MKTKIKPTLYWSLLQFRNWKFYIAATSKGLVFVGSQNKPIEELFEWAKKRLPGSPLVKDDEKLEPYAVEIIQYLEGKRKTFSVPSDYIGTPFQLAVWQALCDIPYGQTKSYSDIANTINKPAAVRAVGAAIGANPVLITVPCHRVIGKNGTLTGYRGGLEMKTQLLDLEKRASSSKV, from the coding sequence ATGAAAACAAAGATTAAACCAACCCTATATTGGTCTTTACTACAGTTTCGGAATTGGAAGTTTTATATTGCTGCAACTTCAAAGGGTCTAGTCTTTGTCGGTTCACAGAACAAGCCAATTGAGGAATTGTTCGAATGGGCTAAGAAACGCTTACCAGGAAGTCCTCTTGTCAAAGATGATGAAAAGCTTGAACCCTATGCGGTTGAAATCATTCAGTATTTAGAAGGAAAGCGGAAAACCTTTTCTGTTCCATCTGACTACATCGGTACGCCATTCCAGCTAGCAGTCTGGCAGGCACTTTGCGACATTCCTTATGGACAGACGAAATCCTATTCCGACATTGCCAATACTATAAATAAGCCTGCTGCTGTTCGTGCTGTAGGAGCGGCAATTGGGGCTAATCCTGTATTAATTACTGTACCGTGCCATCGCGTAATTGGGAAGAATGGCACGTTAACTGGCTATCGTGGTGGATTAGAAATGAAGACACAGCTCCTGGATTTGGAAAAGCGAGCTTCTTCTAGTAAGGTGTAA
- a CDS encoding SPL family radical SAM protein, protein MKHELFYKNPKTILNKGTGFLSGYTHSLNPYTGCSFGCSYCYVREMPVSLFREGEWGNWVDVKNGAANVLKKELHRAKTKGKVTIFMSSSTDPYQPIEHKEKVTRSLLEVMLEDSPDFLLVQTRSPLVSRDIDLLQQFKDKVRVSMTIETDSETIRKHFTPYAPPIQARFKTLEKLAASGIPTQVAIAPILPSGDYFPVKLKPFVDRICIDDYFMGDGSGGKRTKRLGIENKYTQLGLEEWYGPHVIKKVYNRFIEVFPENQVYVSQAGFEP, encoded by the coding sequence ATGAAACATGAATTATTTTATAAAAATCCGAAAACCATTCTGAATAAAGGGACTGGCTTTCTTTCTGGATATACACATTCACTAAATCCTTATACAGGCTGTTCTTTTGGATGCTCCTATTGTTATGTACGCGAAATGCCTGTCTCTCTTTTTCGAGAAGGAGAATGGGGGAATTGGGTCGATGTGAAAAACGGAGCAGCGAATGTATTGAAAAAAGAGCTCCATCGCGCCAAAACGAAAGGGAAAGTCACCATTTTTATGTCATCCAGTACAGACCCATACCAACCAATAGAGCATAAGGAAAAAGTGACGCGCTCTTTACTAGAAGTGATGCTAGAAGATTCCCCTGATTTTCTATTAGTACAGACGAGAAGCCCCCTTGTCAGTCGAGACATCGATTTGCTGCAACAATTTAAAGATAAAGTTCGAGTAAGTATGACGATTGAGACCGATTCAGAAACGATACGTAAACATTTTACACCATATGCGCCCCCAATCCAGGCACGCTTTAAGACATTGGAAAAATTAGCGGCTTCGGGCATACCAACCCAAGTGGCTATCGCTCCCATCTTACCAAGTGGAGACTATTTCCCTGTGAAATTAAAGCCATTTGTCGATCGTATCTGTATCGATGACTACTTCATGGGCGACGGCAGTGGAGGAAAACGTACAAAGAGACTTGGTATAGAGAACAAATATACCCAACTTGGACTAGAAGAATGGTATGGACCACATGTAATAAAAAAAGTATACAACCGCTTTATTGAAGTCTTTCCAGAAAATCAAGTTTACGTGAGCCAGGCTGGGTTTGAGCCATAA
- a CDS encoding monooxygenase: MAYLLQVDFPFEGPFGEEMAKGFWDVAKSINEEEGFHWKIWTESQDTKEAGGIYVFEEKQDAEKYADMHKARLQSFGIKDIRVRIFDINEKLTTMNHGYVK; encoded by the coding sequence ATGGCATATTTATTACAAGTTGATTTTCCGTTTGAAGGACCTTTTGGTGAAGAAATGGCCAAAGGGTTTTGGGATGTAGCAAAAAGTATTAACGAAGAAGAGGGGTTCCATTGGAAAATATGGACAGAAAGTCAAGATACAAAAGAAGCTGGAGGTATCTATGTATTTGAGGAAAAACAAGATGCCGAAAAATATGCTGACATGCATAAAGCAAGACTTCAATCGTTTGGTATTAAAGATATTCGAGTAAGAATTTTTGACATAAATGAAAAGCTAACAACAATGAATCACGGTTATGTTAAGTAA
- a CDS encoding YqhV family protein, translating to MMTIIDKSVLAMVILRVLSGSIEVSAGLLMLKLNNLEKALYINTMLALVGPTVLIVTTAIALFGLADKIPVARIICLFTGITLIIVSSHIK from the coding sequence ATGATGACAATTATTGATAAATCGGTTTTGGCTATGGTTATTTTACGTGTATTGTCTGGAAGTATTGAAGTAAGTGCTGGATTGTTAATGCTAAAGTTGAATAATTTAGAAAAAGCACTCTATATTAATACAATGCTTGCTTTGGTTGGCCCTACAGTTTTAATCGTAACAACGGCAATTGCATTATTTGGACTAGCTGATAAAATTCCTGTGGCGAGAATCATTTGCTTATTTACGGGAATAACACTTATTATTGTTAGCTCACATATTAAGTAA
- a CDS encoding alpha/beta hydrolase has translation MIPINIIVIPILLIFVIGQFTPVLYTFIIKQLFEAGSFAFPKDIETIKRQVHIEKDITYDKHGIENSLLDIYYPKNIKQELPVIIWIHGGAFVSGSKEQTQEYGMALANEGYVVANINYAIAPGQKYPGPIIQTNWALKYLQDNISKYGGDMNQLFIGGDSAGAQIASQTIAIITNGALAKSMDIQPSVDKKQLKGALLFCGVYNMDKIGAQSSPIIKKGIQAVFWAYTGKKDLKSFSRLNEMSTVNHITPNYPPTFLTVGDADPLAPQTTELMDVLKKMV, from the coding sequence ATGATTCCTATTAATATTATTGTCATTCCTATACTGCTTATATTTGTAATTGGACAGTTCACACCTGTACTTTATACCTTTATCATCAAGCAACTTTTTGAAGCTGGTTCTTTTGCCTTTCCTAAGGATATTGAAACAATAAAAAGGCAAGTACATATTGAAAAAGATATTACTTATGATAAACATGGAATTGAGAATAGTCTTTTAGATATTTATTATCCTAAAAATATTAAACAAGAACTCCCTGTTATCATATGGATACATGGTGGTGCATTTGTATCGGGCAGTAAAGAACAAACCCAAGAATATGGAATGGCATTGGCGAATGAAGGATATGTTGTAGCAAATATAAACTATGCTATTGCACCAGGACAAAAATATCCGGGTCCAATTATACAGACTAACTGGGCTCTTAAATATTTACAGGACAATATCTCGAAATATGGCGGCGATATGAATCAATTATTTATTGGTGGCGATTCAGCAGGGGCTCAAATTGCCAGTCAAACCATTGCAATAATAACTAATGGAGCTCTAGCAAAATCAATGGATATTCAACCTTCTGTTGATAAAAAACAGTTAAAAGGTGCTCTATTATTCTGTGGTGTTTATAACATGGATAAAATAGGTGCTCAGTCATCTCCAATAATAAAAAAAGGTATACAAGCAGTATTTTGGGCATATACAGGAAAAAAAGATTTGAAGTCCTTCTCTAGATTAAATGAGATGTCTACAGTTAACCATATAACACCTAATTACCCTCCAACATTTTTGACAGTTGGAGATGCTGATCCACTAGCTCCACAAACTACAGAGCTTATGGATGTTCTTAAAAAAATGGTGTAG